The following are encoded together in the Cicer arietinum cultivar CDC Frontier isolate Library 1 chromosome 2, Cicar.CDCFrontier_v2.0, whole genome shotgun sequence genome:
- the LOC140919365 gene encoding secreted RxLR effector protein 161-like: MGDRKSEVVVGDGDGGRRPHIVFAVGLCARFQSSPKESHLAAVKIIFRYLIDTTDLGLLYSKGSQFDFVAYCDVDYAGDKIERKNTSGACQFLGEALISWSCRKKNTIAISITKAKYVSALDCCSQVLWIKNQLEDFSVTATHATPAASFRFPPSQHSTDQSIKSHVWHSLHS, encoded by the exons ATGGGTGATCGAAAGTCGGAGGTCGTGGTCGGTGATGGTGATGGTGGTCGGAG GCCTCACATTGTCTtcgcagtaggattatgtgctaggTTTCAATCTTCACCAAAAGAATCTCACCTAGCTGCCGTGAAAATAATTTTTCGTTATCTTATTGATACTACTGATCTTGGCCTTTTGTATAGCAAAGGTTCTcaatttgattttgtagcttatTGTGATGTCGATTATGCTGGTGACAAGATCgaaagaaaaaacacaagtggtgcatgtcagttcttaggaGAAGCGTTGATAAGCTGGTCATGTAGAAAGAAAAACACGATTGCCATATCCATCACTAAAGCTAAATACGTTTCAGCATTAGATTGTTGCTCCCAAGTCTTGtggatcaaaaatcaacttgaagatttTTCA GTAACGGCTACCCATGCCACACCTGCCGCATCTTTCCGTTTTCCTCCTTCCCAACACTCAACTGACCAATCCATCAAATCACATGTGTGGCACTCTCTCCACTCTTAA